The sequence aagcacaaggccctggattcaatccccagcagggAGGGGTCTGATTATTATGGGCTGGTCTCACTATTTGCTGTTATTCCTGAAGTATTTACCtgcttattaaaaatagaaactttatGCAACCGAATTGTTCAGAGCTGTTCCACCAAGTACACACTCGATTCCCAAGGGCACACAAAAAGGGCTTTCCAAGTTGCAAAATCACAACAGCTCCTTTGGCCTGCACATTCCTCcagggagacacacacacacacaccaatttgttgattggatttgTTTGGCGACTACTTATAGTGTGTGGGTTATGGTTTCAAATTACTGTTTGCTCTTTGAACTTCTTAGAAGGATAAACAATctgaaaacagttaaaaccagTAGCAAAAGAAACTGACATCTGACCTACTCTTGAGCTTCATTCCTCTTCCTCAGAGTTTTTGATGATGGCTGAGCAAAAGAAGCCACAAGCTGTCATGTGGTGTGTTAGGCTATCTCTTCCGCTTGGGATGTGAATGGTAGGACAGCCAGACCCCACGCCTGGTGACTAATACTGAGTCGATGGTTTCTAAGCACTGATCAATGGGAAACTGAGAAGAGGTCAACCTGAAGGGTTTCTGGATGAAGACTCAATGTTATAAATagtatttctctctcctttgtctcTTTTTCCACCCCAGCTCCCAACACCCAACACCCAACACCCACATCCTAAAAGAGGGAAAATGAACATTTGCTCCAAGTAAATTTAGGCAGGTGGGGAAAAGGGTCATCAGGGATCTCATTATCACATTCCTATATGTTAGCTAAGAGTTGTTTTGAGTCTCTCCCACTCTCAAGCAAATCAGgcacctctttttctttttttggtactgggaattgaacctgggggtgctctacctaccactgagccacatccccagaccttttcttttttaagtttgtgacagggtctcactacgttgccaaggctagccttgggCTGCAGGCACTGTTATTGAGAAGAACTTGAACTTCGGGCCAGAGAGATGCTGTTAATGCTGCCATGGATGTTAGCACAGGGAaagcattttctatttaaaactttcagaaaTCACTACTTagcattcagggaaaaaaaaaaagtttacccCTCTTAATGATCAGAGCCTAGTCATTGTTTactatatttactatatttaaaagtcatttatcatttaaatttcttcttagcctgcaaaaatattttgtcaGTTCAAAAGTGGTTTGGAAAATTCCAAGGATATGACATTTGCATTCTGCCAATAAGATATTTGATGCCAATACTAGTGACGGTAAcagttttgttgatttatttattgtatgCTTTCCACCCTTTGAAGGAACTAGGGTCCAGAAGTTTCTCTACGCAATGGCTGTTGCTAGAAGGTGGATTGATAAAGAGTCTGCTTATCTATAGAGTTGGCAGTTTGTTCTTTCTGCAGTTTCCCATTTTAAGAGGTAATGATACAAATTATAATCTAAATACTGAACAGCTGATCTCatcagatatatattttaagaagaataaacatgaaaagattaAGTAAATCTCAGTCTATGTCATAAAAAGAGGccaaaggagggaaggaggaaagaagtggggaaggaagggaggcagggaaggagaaagatTTAAAAGGAATTGGTTGCTTCCCCCTGTAGTCAGGGAACTGGTTTCAATGTGACACTGGAGTCAACTCAGAATAGATTAACTCCTTCAGCAAGTAAGTCTGTTCTAAATCTAGAAGGGATTCTTTAGAATAAATCCTGAAATGTGATTCATTTTGCACAGTTGTTTTTGATGGCTAAACAAAAGAAGTGATATGCCGTCCTGTTATATGTTAAAGCTATTTCTTCTGCTTAGGATTTGTTTAGTGATTCCTAATGACTGCTTCAAATacaaaattggtgcaaccactgtttcagccagttatcccactccttgttatataccaaaggacttaaaatcagcatactatagtgaagcagccacatcagtgttcatagctgctcaattcacaatagctaagctatggaaccagcccaggtgcccttcaacagatgaatggataaagaaaatgtggtgtttatatacacagtggaatattcctcagtcataaagaagaatgaaatcatggcatttgctgataaatggatggaaatggagactatggctaagtggaataagccaatcccacaaaagCAAAGACGGACTGTTCTCTCTGAATGTGAGTGCTGACTCACAATGGTGGGGcggagttcattggattagataagggagaatgaagggaagggaggggaatgggaataggaaagacagtagaaggaatcagacataacttccctCTCTTTGTATATGAACACAtgatcagtgaaactccacatcacgtacaacctcaagaatgggaagttatgctccatgcatgaatgacatgtcaaaatacattcatttaGTTAGgccatgcataactaaaaagaacaaattaaaataaaatttttttaaaaaggaaaacaatacaaaatacttGATGCAGAAGAAACCCAGGGCTCCTTAGGATTGAGGgaagcaagaaggaagaaaagaactggggaaagGAAACAAACTATGGAAAGGACAGccagggggagggaagagcaaGCCGCATAGGGAGGCGGGAAAGCACTTCTGCAGGGCCTGGCGTTGTTGCCCGGGCCACACTCAGAACTAACACACGCTCCTTGAGATGCTTGACTTGCTTGGGAAGTGAGGGCTGCCACACTGCCCTCTGCTCAAGAGCACTGGCAACAGCAGCCACTTCCAAGCCAGGAAGTCCCATGGCCACACTCAGCTTCAGGAGGCCTGTGGCTTTCAGGCTGGTTGGCACATTTTTTGATGTGAATGGGCTGAAGCTCTTTCCTGGCAGATGCAAACTTAGGTGAGATGAGAGTATAGTTAATCATCAGCAGATTCGTAGatggagaaaaaattattttctagatttgTAGCCTTAGAACCAATGCATCAAGATATGAAGACTAGcctgatgtggtggtgcacacctgtgatcccagcagctccggaggctgaggcaggaggattgtaaattcaaggccagtctctgcaacattgcaagaacctgtctcaattaaaaaaaaaaaaaatctttttttcaaaaaactctGAGAGTTTTGCTCTGCTTCATTCAAAAACCTTTTGTCTGCCTAATGTGTATAATACAAAAATGAGTCAAACCAAACAGGACACATTCTGAGGCAGCATGGTGTGCCACTTGTGTAAAACGGGACACACCAGATTGTGGGGGAAGGCAGAATGCTACCAGATTGTCAGCCTGAAAAATGCCACCTTTTTCCTGAAGGTGCCAGGTGGACCTGCGGAAGGTTGTGAGCATGTAGGTGATGGAATGAAATCAGACTTATAAAACAGTAATCAGAGCAGTTCCAAGATGGATTTAGGGAGAAGACAGAGGAAGCGGAAAGAACACTGAGGCAGTGGGTGCAGGTGTCCGATTTAACTTCTCCAggataaaacaaaacaggaagtGGGGGTTCTAGGATTGGGAGAATCAAGAGGCCTGAACCATGCCCAGCAGCCAAGAGACCTCGGGTCCCCCTACTCTAATTGGGGTAGTGTGATGACAATGGATATAAAGCTCAGACGTAAGAGAGATTACTCCGGAAAGAACGGCAAACTTGGCAAATACGTGGATATAAGGaattgagaaagagagagacccaAATGAAAAACTGGGATTTGGCCTTTAAAAACCAGCTTTTAGGCTGGCCTAGCTAGGTAGCAGagagcaaggccctgagttcaaaccccagaaccAGAAACAAGACCTAAAACCGCAAAAGAACACTTAggtaaaggagggagggaagaggatcaGTTTTGACAGAAGGATGAGGACACTTTAGAAACTAGAAGAAAACGAAAGCAAGAGTCGAGGAGTAGGAAAATAAGGAGTGGATTTGCTTTGAAGTTTATGTTTCCATGTCCCTCTTTCCCTAGATCCTTCCAGGGATAGATACCCAGCTTGTGTTTATAAGTTTTTATTGTGCTTTAAAACACTCCCTCCCAAGTTGTACAGCTTCAGGCCCCACCAAAGCAGGACCATGCAGGTTGGAGTGAAAAGGCATTCCATGGGATACTAATGGATAATAGGAGACAGAGAGTTGGAAGAGCCTTCTGACCATcctcaaaggaaaagaagggtCCTCAGGGAAGGCCAGAAAAGCAGAAAGCCCTTGTGGCTAGGACCCTGCAGGGGGCTCAAAGGAACCGGGGCCAGGGTGGGTTGCCCAATGTGGCTCCTCAAAcagtgaatgatttttttttttttttttttttttttttaagagaccgGAGTCTGgttgtgttgcccaggctggtctagaCCTCCtggctcaagcgatcctcctgcttctgcctcacagtagccgggattacaggtgagcatcACCAGGCAGGGCTAAAAGGTGACTGATTTAGAGCGCATGCTCAGAACAGTGTTGCGAGCCCACGTTTCCAGGGCGGGAGGAGTGGGAAGTAGGCAGCGGGTGTGGACTCCCCATCGGACAAGGCTGCCCGGGAAAAGAAAGGCAGAGGATGCCGTTCCGCTCCTCCCTTAGGGCGCCCTGTAATTTAACTTTTGCCAGTCTAGTCAATATTCATTTGGgattaatctcaaaataaaacatggggCTGTCTTTAATCACATTTTCTCACTCCTTGAGATTTTCTGTGATCTTACTTGCATCCGTTTCCTCTTTCTGAGTGTACACCTGATCCATGACCAAGAACACGAGCTATTGGTGACGCGGTTTGGGATTTTGTTGCTTGGTCGCTAGGTCTACACTActagttcctctttttctatccAAGGCACACGAGGAATTCTGCCCTGTGGGTTCAGGAACCGAGGACCagggtggagaaggaggaagTCCTCAGGCACCTGAGGCTGGAAAAGCCGAGGTCGGTTATCGGATCACGGAGTCAAAGGTGGTGATGACTTCATCCCCGCAGAGGGCGCCTCACACCCCGGCGGCTGATTTCTAGCAGCCGGTTTGCCCGAGATTAGTTTTCTTTGACGACTCGCTCCTCACTGCCTGGCGTCACAAGTCActagggggaagaaaaaaaaaaaaaaaaaaaaaaaatagatcgaTTTCTGTTTCCCTCTGTGCAGACTAGGAGGAGCGCTTCCCAGACAGCGCCCGTCCATTCAACCAGGCCTGGAAGAGACTTTTTCTTGctgttctttttgtctttaataaaacgaaaagattttttttaagtaacaaatTTACAGGTTGCCAGGCCTCAGGAAGGAGCAGACTTGGGGAGCTCGGGCCCGCCAAAGTTCGGCCACGCGACTGGGACAGCCCTCCAAGTGCTGCCCAATGCTCCAGGGAGACCCGGCCCTGCGCGGCCGTGGCGCGCGGGGGTGCGTGAGTGTGCTGGAGGGTGTGCGTGCTTGTCTGAGTGTGTGcggtgtgtgcgcgcgcgtgtgcgCAGGGGAGGGTGTCCGGGAGGCTGCGGCAGAGGCTCCTTTGTGGAAGGCGCTTGCCTGCTCAGAAGCCAGCGTGGCGCCTCCTAGCTCGTTCCACTAGGACACCCGGCTCCTCTTCACAGCCGCGCAGGCTCCGTCGCTCTCCTCCCCTATCTCCCTCCGCAGCCCCGCAACAGTCTTCGCGCGCCGGGAGCAGCTAGCGAGCGGCGGCTCCCCACATCCGAGAGCCCCGAGCAGGTGAAGGCGAGCGCGCTGGCGGCAGCGGCGGCGCccagagggtggaggaggagcgAGGGAGGCCGCCGAGCAGGAAAGGGCGTGCTGCCCTTCGCGGCCGGCGCGGGGAGCAGCCCGGTCCGCAGCATTGTTACCTGAGGCAGCGGCTCCGCCCCGCCCCGCTGCGCTCCGCCTTGCCCTGCCCCCTCGCGGTCCTGGGGCGGCGGGGCCTGCAGTGACCGGCCGGAGTCGGCGGCGTCGGGAGCCGCGGCTGCAGGCTGCGGCGGGAGccggggcgcggggcgcggggcgcggtGAGTGAGCGGCGGAGCCCACGGGCTCCAGGGGGCGGGGTGCGGCCGCGGGGACGCGGAGCGCGACGGGCGGCGGGTCTGCCCTTCTCCGGCTTCCCGCGAaggctggaggggagggaggaggctcgAGCTCCCTCCATCCCCGACCCGCTGACTTGGGTGGCCGCCCGTTCCTGGCCGCAGGAGGCGGCGACCCTTGTCTTGAGGCGAAGACGCGCGGGTCTGGACCTGCATCAGGAGAACCGGCCGGGCTGCGGGCCGCCTGCGGGTCGGACCCGGGTCGCCTGGTGGGGCTTTCCTGCGACTTCAGTGTGTCGCGGAGAGCGGGAGCCCCGCACTGGACGCGCTCACCCGCCCGCAGCCTCAGCGACCCCTGCGACAGTGGGTGCGGGGTTAGCGGGACCGAGTCGGGCGCCGCGGGCCGAGGACACGGCGGTTCTGGCCCGGGCTTGCTCGTCCTGGAAGTTCATGTCGCAAGCGGCGCCCCGCGCTTGCACACGTGAGAGGCGAGGCCGGTGGGTCACCACCCTCCAGACCGGGGCTGTCCCCAGGTCCTGGACGGCGGGCTCCCGCTTCCATCCTCCGACCCCCCCGTTTCTAACGCCAGGAGTCTCCCTTATGCATTTTTCTCGCCTGTTCTTCGCTGCTCCCTTTTGGCCGAGCGGAGCGTGACCGTGAGGTTTTCCTCCCCCGACCGGGGACGCAGGGAAGTGGAGCAGCCAAGGTCCGAGGACGGGGCGTAGCCCGGGGCGGTCACCGCAGACCGGAAGGCCCCCTTTCGCTTTCAACCCCCAGACCCCTCCCCTTCTGACCCTCCCCCACCTGTGGGAGCTTTGCGCCGCGGCCCCCGCAGAGGGGCGGGCACTTGGGTCAGCGTGGGTGGGGGGCGCAGGGCCAGGCGGAGCGACCCTTCGGCCCGCCCCGACCCGAGGGACCTAGGAAGGAGCGGGCTGGCGCGGCGGCCCTCGCAGTGGCATCTGCGGGAGGAGGGAAGACGACCACTCGCGAGGGTCGAGCTCCTCCCGACCCCCTGTCCCCGCACTGCCAGCGCACCCGTCTCCAGTGCTCCCTGGCTGCGGCCGCAGAGCCTGCGCGGCGCTGGGGGCGGCCGTCGGTGCCGCGACGCGCTCCCGCCAGGCCCAGATAAGGACGCGGCTTGCGCGACCCGGGACCGCCCACTCGCGTATTTCCCGCTGCCCCAGAGCGCCGCTGCCAACCCGGGTTCGGTGCTGGGCGCTGCGGGAGGCTGCCGAGCCAGTGGCATTTTGGTGAGTGATTCGGGCAGGGGAGCGGACGCCGGGTTGGGGACAGACAGAAGTGGTGGACCTCTCTCAAAGCACAGACCTAGGAAACCTGCGTCCAGATTGACTTGCAAGGAATCGTGCCCTCGGTGCCCTCCACGCCGAATTTCTTTCAGACTCAGTAGTCAGTGTTCAAACATCTGTTTGCACAGAAATTATTCCTTGAGTTCGGTAGTCTGTGACTCCCCCCCCGCCTTTGCTGACCCACGCTTGTCTTCCTGGAATGAATAGCGAGcgcttccttccctctctcaagAGCATCCTTTGGCACTCGtgtactccttcccctcccccacctcggTTTTGGGACAGTAAGAGAAGAAACTGAAAGTGCACATCCAGAAACAGGCGTTCTTGTGCTCCGGGGTGTTGCTGTCAGGGCAGCTGTGAATGTTTACGTGATGAGACGGATTACACACGCTCTCTTGGAAATGTCTTCCCTTGCGTTCTTTCACTGCTGGCCCCAGTGCCAGGTTGGACGTTCTAAGTGGGATCGTCTGTGTGGTTGCTCCGGCTGACACTGTCTGTTTAGTAACTGAGAGTTTGACAGACAGGTCCTGGTGGAGGAGACTTCTTAAGGACGAAGTGCAGTGAGAGCAAAAATTCTACGTTTTAGAATTGTCTGAactttccccatcctttcttctCCCCTAGCTAAAATAGGTGTGTGTTGTTCTCTCCAAACCTGGCTCTCTCTGCTCAGGTTCATGTTCAGAAGCATGTGGGCcagtccttcctacccccacctCATCTGTGATATAGGAGTCAGGGGGAAAGATTTTGCTGGCACTGGCGTTCCTTCTGATTATTGTTGGCCAAGGGGGAGAGTGTCCAGCTGAACAACAGGACTGGCCTGACCCTCTTTCAGGAAA comes from Sciurus carolinensis chromosome 10, mSciCar1.2, whole genome shotgun sequence and encodes:
- the LOC124994155 gene encoding translation initiation factor IF-2-like, whose product is MPLARQPPAAPSTEPGLAAALWGSGKYASGRSRVAQAASLSGPGGSASRHRRPPPAPRRLCGRSQGALETGALAVRGQGVGRSSTLASGRLPSSRRCHCEGRRASPLLPRSLGSGRAEGSLRLALRPPPTLTQVPAPLRGPRRKAPTGGGGTSKPGPEPPCPRPAAPDSVPLTPHPLSQGSLRLRAGERVQCGAPALRDTLKSQESPTRRPGSDPQAARSPAGSPDAGPDPRVFASRQGSPPPAARNGRPPKSAGRGWRELEPPPSPPAFAGSRRRADPPPVALRVPAAAPRPLEPVGSAAHSPRPAPRAPAPAAACSRGSRRRRLRPVTAGPAAPGPRGGRARRSAAGRGGAAASGNNAADRAAPRAGREGQHALSCSAASLAPPPPSGRRRCRQRARLHLLGALGCGEPPLASCSRRAKTVAGLRREIGEESDGACAAVKRSRVS